The following are from one region of the Acidimicrobiales bacterium genome:
- a CDS encoding phosphoribosylanthranilate isomerase, translated as MFVKICGITSEEDALLALAMGADALGFVFAPSPRKVSVAAVADIVRRLPPAVLTIGVFRDELASRVVEVVGEAGLKGAQLHGQETKEDVAHVARYVPFTIKAFPATSAALDEAGDYGAHAVLVDTPSPGSGRVFDWRLAEGAPRHRRLILAGGLTAENVGEAIRRVHPWGVDVSSGVESAPGRKDAAKVRAFVQAARAAEPGRLAPSGAGPYDWRDDW; from the coding sequence GTGTTCGTGAAGATCTGCGGGATCACCTCGGAGGAGGACGCGCTCCTCGCCCTCGCGATGGGCGCCGACGCCCTCGGCTTCGTCTTCGCCCCCTCCCCCCGCAAGGTGAGCGTCGCCGCCGTCGCGGACATCGTGCGGCGCCTGCCGCCGGCGGTCCTCACGATCGGCGTGTTCCGTGACGAGCTGGCGAGCCGCGTCGTCGAGGTGGTGGGCGAGGCCGGGCTCAAGGGCGCGCAGCTGCACGGGCAGGAGACGAAGGAGGACGTCGCCCACGTGGCTCGGTACGTGCCCTTCACGATCAAGGCCTTCCCGGCGACCTCGGCGGCGCTCGACGAGGCCGGCGACTACGGGGCGCACGCCGTGCTCGTCGATACCCCGTCGCCCGGGTCGGGAAGGGTCTTCGACTGGCGGCTCGCCGAGGGCGCGCCGCGCCACCGGCGCCTCATCCTCGCCGGGGGCCTCACCGCCGAGAACGTCGGCGAGGCGATCCGGCGGGTGCACCCCTGGGGGGTCGACGTCTCGTCGGGCGTCGAGTCGGCGCCGGGCCGCAAGGACGCGGCCAAGGTGCGCGCCTTCGTCCAGGCGGCGCGCGCCGCCGAGCCCGGTCGCCTCGCGCCGTCCGGCGCGGGGCCCTACGACTGGCGGGACGACTGGTGA
- a CDS encoding glycine cleavage T C-terminal barrel domain-containing protein: MPVQGRGDARRGGGGDADRGSRSTGDGARGARGGGGGALSAAGFEETYAAIREAAAARLVGRDAVVVEGEDAASYLQGQCSQDLSGLATGESLLSFLLSPRGKVDALVRVVRLEGSRFVVEVEEGFGGAVHDRLARFKVRVKATLRPTRLALVEVRGPLADAVATHAGSLARLAVDWPGYRGVDLLGETVSLPPGVLAGDPQAFEAARIEAGVPAMGRELTPDTIPHETGIVERAVSFTKGCYTGQELVARLDARGAHVARRLVGVVAPGAPAGALAPGDGLRDAGRVVGEVTSASFSPRLAGAIGLAYLRRAVLTPCELEVVRAEAVVGRASVRDLPL; encoded by the coding sequence GTGCCAGTCCAAGGCCGCGGCGATGCTCGCCGCGGTGGCGGAGGCGACGCGGATCGCGGCAGCCGATCGACCGGGGACGGTGCACGCGGGGCGCGAGGCGGGGGTGGTGGCGCGCTGAGCGCGGCGGGCTTCGAGGAGACCTACGCCGCGATCCGCGAGGCGGCGGCAGCTCGCCTCGTCGGGCGCGACGCCGTCGTGGTCGAGGGCGAGGACGCGGCCTCCTACCTGCAGGGCCAGTGCAGCCAGGACCTGTCCGGCCTCGCCACGGGCGAGTCGCTCCTGTCGTTCCTGCTCTCGCCGCGTGGCAAGGTCGACGCGCTCGTCCGGGTGGTCCGCCTCGAGGGGTCCCGGTTCGTCGTCGAGGTGGAGGAGGGCTTCGGCGGCGCGGTCCACGACCGCCTCGCGCGCTTCAAGGTTCGCGTGAAGGCGACCCTCCGGCCGACGCGCCTCGCGCTCGTCGAGGTGCGCGGCCCGCTCGCCGACGCCGTCGCGACCCACGCCGGCTCGCTGGCGCGCCTCGCGGTCGACTGGCCTGGCTACCGAGGCGTGGATCTCCTGGGCGAGACGGTGTCGCTCCCCCCGGGGGTGCTCGCAGGCGACCCGCAGGCCTTCGAGGCCGCACGCATCGAGGCGGGGGTGCCGGCCATGGGCCGCGAGCTCACGCCGGACACCATCCCCCACGAGACCGGGATCGTCGAGCGCGCGGTCAGCTTCACGAAGGGCTGCTACACGGGCCAGGAGCTCGTCGCCCGCCTCGACGCCCGGGGAGCGCACGTGGCGCGCCGCCTCGTCGGCGTCGTGGCCCCGGGCGCGCCCGCGGGAGCGCTCGCGCCGGGAGACGGCCTCCGCGACGCCGGCCGCGTCGTCGGGGAGGTCACGAGCGCGAGCTTCTCGCCACGGCTCGCCGGCGCGATCGGGCTCGCCTACCTCCGGCGCGCCGTCTTGACCCCCTGCGAGCTCGAGGTGGTGCGCGCCGAGGCGGTGGTGGGCCGGGCGAGCGTGCGGGACCTCCCCCTGTAG
- a CDS encoding HAMP domain-containing sensor histidine kinase — MRARITLAFVAILAVALLLAGAVSLLLVRAAARRSAEATVLRQAEALVAAASRLPTVSNPTSASAFAALLPLLHSITGLSNPVVLVLQPSGRFVGAPPPGLPSGLDTVALAAGHPVAGTVGTTAWAAAPLVREPRSLGGSTIALYLASAINFSSSSVSYFLVAGGISLLVAAGLAVAISARISRRVVAAAGAAERIAGGDLAARVPGEGRDYPELRALRSSINTMAAHLERARRAERQFLLSVSHDLRTPLTSIRGYAEAIAEGAATDAAGAAAVIVTEARRLERLIGDLLDLARLDASTFSLDLVPLDLAETVASAAEALRYEFDAAGVALDVDVPELALGVADEDRLRQVVANLLENALKFARARVTVTLARAPGDEVVLRVVDDGPGIAAEDLPHVFERHFSSSRYPARAAGSGLGLTIVAELTAAMGGTIEVTSPLGPAGGTAIAVTLPGCEPARR, encoded by the coding sequence ATGCGCGCCCGCATCACCCTCGCCTTCGTCGCCATCCTCGCCGTGGCGCTCCTCCTCGCCGGCGCCGTGAGCCTCCTCCTCGTTCGCGCGGCCGCCCGCCGAAGCGCCGAGGCGACGGTCCTGCGCCAGGCCGAGGCGCTCGTCGCCGCGGCGAGCAGGCTGCCGACGGTCTCCAACCCGACGAGCGCGAGCGCCTTCGCCGCGCTCCTCCCCCTCCTCCACTCGATCACGGGCCTGTCCAACCCGGTCGTGCTCGTGCTCCAGCCGAGCGGGCGGTTCGTCGGGGCCCCGCCGCCCGGTCTGCCGAGCGGCCTCGACACGGTCGCGCTCGCCGCCGGCCACCCGGTCGCGGGCACCGTCGGGACCACCGCCTGGGCTGCCGCACCGCTCGTGCGCGAGCCGCGCTCGCTCGGCGGTTCCACGATCGCCCTCTACCTCGCGAGCGCGATCAACTTCTCGTCGTCGAGCGTCTCCTACTTCCTCGTCGCCGGCGGCATCTCCCTCCTCGTCGCCGCTGGCCTCGCGGTGGCGATCAGCGCCCGCATCTCGCGCCGCGTCGTCGCCGCGGCCGGCGCGGCCGAGCGCATCGCCGGGGGCGACCTCGCCGCACGGGTCCCCGGGGAGGGGCGCGACTACCCCGAGCTTCGGGCGCTCCGGTCGTCGATCAATACGATGGCCGCCCACCTCGAGCGCGCCCGGCGCGCCGAGCGCCAGTTCCTCCTCTCCGTCTCGCACGACCTGCGCACGCCGCTCACCTCCATCCGCGGCTACGCCGAGGCGATCGCGGAGGGCGCCGCGACGGACGCCGCCGGCGCGGCAGCGGTGATCGTCACCGAGGCTCGCCGCCTCGAGCGCCTGATCGGCGACCTGCTCGACCTGGCGCGCCTCGACGCCTCCACCTTCTCCCTCGACCTCGTCCCCCTCGACCTGGCCGAGACGGTTGCCTCCGCTGCGGAGGCGCTGCGCTACGAGTTCGACGCCGCGGGCGTCGCCCTCGACGTCGACGTGCCCGAGCTCGCCCTCGGCGTGGCGGACGAGGACCGCCTGCGCCAGGTCGTCGCCAACCTCCTCGAGAACGCCCTCAAGTTCGCGCGGGCCCGCGTCACGGTGACGCTGGCGCGCGCGCCGGGCGACGAGGTCGTCCTCAGGGTCGTCGACGACGGCCCGGGCATCGCCGCCGAGGACCTCCCCCACGTCTTCGAGCGCCACTTCTCCTCGAGCCGCTACCCGGCGCGCGCCGCGGGCAGCGGCCTCGGCCTGACGATCGTCGCCGAGCTCACCGCGGCGATGGGCGGGACGATCGAGGTCACGTCCCCCCTCGGACCGGCGGGCGGGACGGCCATCGCGGTCACCCTCCCCGGCTGCGAGCCGGCCCGCCGGTAG
- the trpC gene encoding indole-3-glycerol phosphate synthase TrpC, with protein sequence MATYLDAILAYHRARAAADTRRDGELEALVAGLPPARPFEAALRERARAEQVAVVAEVKRRSPSAGALAPDLDPAALARAYARGGAACLSVLTDGPHFGGSREDLQRARAAVALPVLRKDFTVAPGDVYDARAMGADAVLLIVAALAEEELRRLLALATSLGLAALVEVHEEGEVAAALRAGAQLIGVNQRDLRSFQVDTARALRLARCLPPDVVAVAESGIRDPSDVERLAAAGYHAVLVGEHLVRAEDPVRELLALRAGRAGTTEVLACS encoded by the coding sequence GTGGCCACCTACCTCGACGCCATCCTGGCCTACCACCGGGCGCGCGCCGCGGCGGACACGCGTCGCGACGGCGAGCTCGAGGCCCTCGTCGCGGGGCTCCCGCCGGCGCGCCCGTTCGAGGCGGCGCTTCGCGAGCGGGCCCGCGCCGAGCAGGTGGCGGTCGTCGCCGAGGTGAAGCGCCGCTCGCCCTCGGCCGGAGCGCTCGCGCCGGACCTCGACCCGGCCGCGCTGGCGCGTGCCTACGCGCGCGGCGGGGCGGCCTGCCTGTCGGTGCTCACGGACGGTCCGCACTTCGGTGGCAGTCGCGAGGACCTGCAGCGGGCCCGGGCCGCCGTCGCGCTCCCGGTCCTGCGCAAGGACTTCACCGTCGCCCCCGGCGACGTCTACGACGCGCGAGCCATGGGAGCCGACGCCGTGCTCCTCATCGTCGCTGCCCTGGCGGAAGAGGAGCTGCGCCGGCTCCTCGCCCTCGCCACCTCCCTCGGGCTCGCCGCGCTCGTCGAGGTCCACGAGGAGGGCGAGGTCGCGGCCGCGCTGCGGGCCGGGGCCCAGCTGATCGGCGTCAACCAGCGGGACCTGCGCTCCTTCCAGGTCGACACGGCGCGTGCCCTGCGCCTCGCTCGCTGCCTCCCGCCCGACGTCGTCGCCGTCGCCGAGTCGGGCATCCGGGATCCGAGCGACGTCGAGCGCCTCGCGGCGGCCGGCTACCACGCCGTCCTCGTCGGCGAGCACCTCGTGCGGGCCGAGGACCCGGTCCGCGAGCTGCTGGCGCTGCGCGCCGGGCGCGCCGGCACGACGGAGGTCCTCGCGTGTTCGTGA
- a CDS encoding response regulator transcription factor, producing the protein MPAEASRPGGPLRHGTVVVVEDDRHIADLVDLYLRNAGFRVLLAGDASRALELIGHERPSAVLVDIGLPGPMDGLELCRELRRTSDIPVVIITARDDEVDRVLGLELGADDYLTKPFSPRELVARVRAILRRAEGSMAPRGRPLAVGEVLVDVVRREATARGEPVTLTAREFDLLAHFAEHPGVVFTRRQLLDAVWGLGWYGDERTVDVHVRQLRRKLGDALPLTTVWGVGYRCS; encoded by the coding sequence ATGCCAGCAGAGGCGTCACGCCCGGGGGGTCCGCTGCGCCACGGAACCGTCGTCGTCGTGGAGGACGACCGCCACATCGCGGACCTCGTCGACCTGTACCTGCGCAACGCCGGCTTTCGCGTCCTGCTCGCCGGCGACGCGTCGCGAGCCCTCGAGCTCATCGGCCACGAGCGGCCGTCGGCCGTCCTCGTCGACATCGGCCTTCCCGGGCCGATGGACGGCCTCGAGCTGTGCCGAGAGCTGCGCCGCACCTCCGACATCCCCGTCGTCATCATCACCGCGCGCGACGACGAGGTCGACCGGGTGCTCGGTCTCGAGCTCGGCGCCGACGACTACCTGACGAAGCCCTTCTCGCCACGCGAGCTCGTGGCGCGAGTGCGCGCCATCCTGCGGCGTGCCGAGGGCTCGATGGCCCCGCGCGGCCGGCCGCTCGCCGTGGGCGAGGTCCTCGTCGACGTCGTGCGACGCGAGGCGACCGCGCGCGGCGAGCCGGTCACCCTGACCGCTCGGGAGTTCGATCTGCTCGCGCACTTCGCCGAGCACCCCGGCGTCGTCTTCACCCGCCGCCAGCTACTCGACGCGGTGTGGGGCCTCGGCTGGTACGGGGACGAGCGCACGGTCGACGTGCACGTCCGCCAGCTGCGCCGCAAGCTCGGCGACGCCCTCCCGCTCACGACGGTGTGGGGCGTCGGCTACCGGTGCAGCTGA